Genomic segment of Apium graveolens cultivar Ventura chromosome 7, ASM990537v1, whole genome shotgun sequence:
AAAGGGTGATCAGATATTTAGGCCATGTAATTTCTGAACATGGGGTTGAGGTGGAGCAAACTAAGGTGCAAGAAATGTTGGATTGGAAACCACCTGGTAACTTGAAAGAGCTTAGGGGCTTTCTGGGGTTAACCGGAAATTTGTGACGAGTTATGCTCACATAGCACACCCTCTGACAGAACTACTAAAAAAGATAGGTTTGCATGCAATAAAGAGGCTGATGACGCTTTTAACAAGCTCAAACTCGTAATGACTCAGCCCCCTGTCTTAGTAATGCCGAATTTCAAATTGCCATTCTTTATCGAAACAGATGCCTCGGGTTATGGAGTTGGTGCAGTCTTATTACAAAATGGACGACCCTTGGCCTATTTCAGTAAGTTATTGGGGGCTCGAGCGCAGCTAAAATCTATATACGAGAAGAAATTAATAGTTATCTGCCTTGCTACTTTGAAATAGAAACCGTACTTGTTAGGTCACCACTTTATTGTTCGTTCTGACCAGTAAAGTTTACGTTTCCTGACTCAACAAAGGGAGGTGAACCCTGAGTACCAGAAATGGGGTACAAAACTGTTGGGCTTTGACTTTGAAATTCAGTACAAGATTGGAACATCGAATAGAGTTGCAGATGCTCTGTCTCGAAAGAACGTGGGAGAAGTAGTTCTGAGCGCATTAGTAACAACTCCGGTGGTGCATTGGAAGTTTCTTGATAAAGAGATAAAAGAGGATTCAGTTTTGCAGCGTATCATAAAGGACCTACAAACAAAAGAAAGAGAACACCCAGAGTATACCTTGGTAGAGAATATACTATTGTACAAGGGGTGTTGTGTCATTCCCCAGAAATATACTTTAATTAAAGAGAATCATGATATCGTGATGGGTGGACACACAGGAGAATTAAAGACAAATCTTTGCCTAGAAACTGATTGGTATTGGGCTGGAATGAGGAAAGAGTTTGCTTCATATGTCCAAAGGTGTTTGATCTGTCAGCAAAACAAAGCTTCTCAGCGTTCCCCAGCAGGTCTGCTACAACCGCTGCCCATTCCTACTCATGTGTGGAGTGATATTAGTATGGACTTTGTCGAAGGACTGCCGTTATTAAGTGGTATTGATACTGTACTGGTTTTGGTTCACAGATTGACTAAATACGCGCACTTTTTGGGACTCAAGCACCCATTCGATACATTCAAGGTTGCCACATTGTTCATCAGGGAAGTGGTCCGTTTACATGGTTTTCAAAGTTCTATCATCTCTGGTCGAGACAGAATTTATTTGAGTACGTTCTGGTGTGAGCTATTTAAATTAGATGGTACCACGTTGAAGAAAAGCACATCGTACCATCCTCAAACTGATGGACAATCGGAGATTGTTAATAAAGGTTTGGAGACCTATCTTAGGTGCTTTATTAGCAATAAACTCATAACATGGGCTAAATGATTGCATTGGGAAGAATACTCATATTACATTTCACCTCACACTTCCACTAAAATCAGTCCTTTCAAAGCTTTGTATGGGTGAGATCCCCCATATCTGGTCAGGGTAGGTACAGGACAAACTGTTGTGGGTAGTATTGAAGAATTACTTCAAGAACATGATGCTATACTAGATGAACTTCGTTTTAATTTAATAAAGGTTCAGCAGGTCATGAAGTTGGCAGTAGATTCAAAACACAGAGATGAATCATTTGAAGCTGATGATCTAGTATATCTGAAGTTGCAACTGTACCGCCAACGTTCCTTAGCTCGTCGTTCATTCGAGAAGTTGGATGCACAGTACTATGGGCCTTATCGTGTTGTTAAGAGAATTGGAAAAGTAGCGTAGCAACTCCAACTACGTGATGCTGCCAAGATACACCCTGTTTTTCATATTTCACAGTTGAAAAGATCGATTGAAAACTTTGCAGCATCTCCCGAATTACCACCGCAATTGTCAACTGAATTAGAGTTACTGGTAGAGTCTGAAACCCTTTTAGAGGTTAGACAGGTACGGGTAGGCAATGCTCTTCGATTGGAGGCCTTAATCAAGTGGAAAAATATGTCATCATTTGAGTCAACCTGGGAGGATGTTACCCTTCTAAACATGCAGTTTCCTGCTTTCCACCTTGAGGACAAGGTGGAACTTTGGGGTGGAGGTATTATGATGCACTCGAATGCTATAGGACCACTAAAGACATATTTCAAAAGAAAGAAGATGGGCAAGAAAGTAGTTGGACCAGATTTAACAAAAGACAATGATATTTAAAATAAAGGGTTGACAACCAGGCATGTCAAAGGGTGAAATAGTCATTACAAGCTCAAGGGAAAATAATATGTAATTGGGAAAGGGAGACTAGGGTTATTATCTTATATGTGTGTAGTCTAATCAGGTCATGGAGAGACGGGCCTCTCAAATGCCCCGATATGtattcaaatatatttttacatattaAGCTTGTTTGAGTGGAGTTCAATAGATTTAATCATTTATCCAGTCATGTGAGTTTATAGTTTATAGTTTATAGTAGAGCATTACACAGGCTCAATTTGGCTTTATTTTATTTGCTCATCCTTCCTCAACGTCGCCATGTTGCCCATAAATATTATCGAGAATTATATGAGATTTACCTTAAGCTTATCAAAGTCGATTGGATGTCTGCACTTGAATAATTGAATTCATTTCCTGCTGTATATATGTGAATTGATCCATCCTCCATTGCAGAATATCAATATTCATTACTTCATATTTAATCTATATATTTTTCCCGTAATATTTTACTCGGCACAATATCAGCAATTGCGTTCTTTGATATTTGATAGCCGACAGCTCACAAAATCTTCCCTGGTGTCTTTATTTTCTAATTTCTATATAGATCTATTATCTTGGCGCAGCACACACGTGCTTTTATCAAATCATTCAATACTGGTTGTTTAATTTGGCTTAAACTGAACTTCGATTAAACAAATGAGTGTACCGTTGCTTGACATTAATAGTTTGGGCAATTTTTCTTTAGCATTCAGAGAAACGCATGTTAGAAAATAAAAattttgaggcatattttatatatgttttttatatgatttccggaagctaacacttggaggttATTCCTTGatatgaggacttaaactttcatatttagatctaagacattttcttcatggaatccatgaatatattgagacaaagtttCTTGTTTGAAATGAGTTATGGGGATTTTATCCCACAttgatattgtaaaagaaagatattgagtttatatatcatcttgtgttagtgttgtttacaactactagcataagcggaatgcttgtgtggcctagtgctagtgggaactcttatatttttcttttctattacaagtttaattatttatattgattatttaattattactattaaatatattgagtaaggattattttagtcatactctgaatatattttataatattaatattaattaatcaagATATAATGTAAATAATAAgaaaaacccattttgtttactttttctgttttgttacttatgataccacatcgagtaaaatagaagaagagcaacttgaaatgcctatatattgagaggtatacttgagataaAGATAACACAAGTCTCAGTGCCTACCTctcaaacatatatgagttgcataggttttttataggcaaactgaggtgcgagtcaccgttgatcattgttggttctgtggccatATTGATCTattgttgttttatcctggaagcgatattgctgcattctATCACAGtttaagtggggggcaataatctcttcaagaacagtcaagtcctcttgaagggtttggcgactcagttgttgtgttcttcttcttatcagaatttggaaagcgataagagataagttttaTTTACTTTCTTTATCAATTACAGCCTTTATAGCTTGTTATTGCCTTCGTATtttgtttcgttagttggttatttggttatttgccttgttcttgttattatatatataactgcccattattgctgtgtagttagaattatacccaacaatcttaaagaaattatagttatatatatagttaattagcaagatgattaacGAAACTAGTGATGTTCCTAATACTGTTGAGACTGGTTCTGGTTCTGGTGGTACTGTTTCCATTGATTGGACTACGTACTGTTTTCCCCAgccaattgatttatcgggtattCCTGATAAATTTAGCGGTAGAGTTTCTATTTCTCGTTGGCAGAAAAAGATGAAGCTCTggttaacggttaagggtctatggCCAGTGGTACAGCATGATCCTCCTGTGTTGGATCAAGAGAGAGCTGAATCTGTTAAGGCTTATGCTTTATGGGCcgagaaggatggggtggctagggtaGCCATTTTGACAGCCTTGGAGAAcaccttgttcgatgtttattcatcagatgcctataATGCTAAAGTCTTATAGGATAAGCTGGAACAAACCtataatactgattctcaaggtcttgagaagtattctgtggctaggtttcttgatttcaagTTGGTGGATGGAAAATTcatgactgaacaggttcatgagtttgagatatTGGTTCATGCTTTGGGTGAGTTCGATATGGTCTTGTCtgagaagtttcgagtgatgtttatgattgaaaagctccctaagtcttgggaagatTTTGCTCtttccctgaaaagacagaaaggagagatcacttggactaacttgatgttggatATCTCTGTGCATGAGCAGCACAAGTCCAAACAAGGACATGTGATGCCTGCggaacatgggagctcgaaggtgaatgtaCTGACTATAGGTCAAaaaagaaaggtagtcactaagaaggctaacatgaaacctgacaagaacaaggctaagaaaccaaatGCGAACAAACCATATAGGTCTTGTGGACAGGTTGGGCATTGTAGCAAGGACTGTCTAAGTAAGAAAGCcaagaaagctggagtggtagctcaagaaaataccgtgcttggacttggaaccacgagtgggccagtagctaacatggtcattggtgaggttgttgcctctggaaccgatgacggggatgttacttacaaccctgtactactttccacttatctgtcacatgagtggttgattgataccagagctaatgtacatatttatgctgatattagcttgtttgtatcttatcaatAGAGTCATGAagtgacagtgacgatggggaatgctagtgctgcacaagtgcttggaataggaaacgtggacctgaagtttgcttctgggcaTATTCTATCTCTGACTAGAGTGCATCATATTCCCCCCATTCGTAGAAATATAATATGTGGAAGTTGTTTTGTTAAGAACAACTTTGAACTTTATTTGAgatgtaataaagtagttattactcatactggtacattctttggcaagggttatttgtctgatggtttgtttttaataaatgttgaacccgttttgggtggttttattaatgatagtgttgcaccttctgttaattgtgtagaatcatctgatttgtggcacttacgacttggtcatttaaattttggtgctatAAAGAATATTATGAATTTAGAGTTTATTCAAAAgtacgccattgataagaaatctaagtgtcaagtgtgtgtaactgctaaacaaacaaggaaaccttttcataatgttgttagggattcagactaGTTAGATTTAATGCACTCAGACATATGtcaatttggtggtgtgttgactaaggatcactgtacgtatttcattacctttaaagatgattgtagtagatattgttatgtttattttcttaaacataaggatgaagcactagCTAAATTCATcatgtataaaaatgaagctgaaacgTAAACTGACAAAGTACTTAAACGGttgaggtctgatagaggtggtgagtatacgagtaccttgtttaatgaattttacACAAGCAATGatatagttcatgaggttactccactATACACACCTGAGCTTAATGGGATGGcagagcgaaagaacagaacttttaaagacatgattaatGGTATGTTGATTAATTCTGGGTTGcttaagtacatgtggggagaggctctgaatacggcttaccatattctgaatagattccctctgaaacatatggacaagacaccatatCAATTATGAAGAAAGCTtaggacaagtttgagttatcttcatGTGTGGGGGTgtcttgctaaggtgcttgtccctgaacacaagagaaagaaactggatccgaaaactgttgattgtatctttctgggctatcttgaaaccacaactgctatgagatttttagtattaaaatctgagatagatggtattgtggcgaatatgatagttgagtttcgtgatgcaactttatttgaggaagtattccctatgaagactggtatacctttgggtagttctgaggatgatcccactcacgCATCGAGTTCCATTCCCGATCATGTGGAAAGGATGTCGAATGTGGGGGcggatcctggtagtagctctactcctaacgaagtagaggaacctggaaggagtaagcgtgcaaaggtagtcaaggactttggaagtgactttttcACTTACAATGTCAAGGATGAGCATTTAACTTTCCATCAAGCCATGtattcttcggagtcaaggcattggaaaggcgctATAAAaagtgaaattgactcaattatTTCAAAATGAACATGAGAGTTAGTCGATCTCCCTCGTGGGTGTTCTACTATAGGATGTAAGTGGATTTTCAAGAGGAAGTTAAACCATaatggctcaatagataagtacaaggctaggctagttgctaatGGCTTTAGGCAAAGAGAAGGAattgactattttgatacatactctcctgtTGTTAGAATGACAATAATCAGattgcttattgcattggcttccgtacatggtcttatcatccatcagattGATATAAAGAtagcttttcttcatggtgaccttgaagaagagatttatatggaccaGTCTGAGAGATTTGTAGCTTCTGGTAAcgagaggaaagtatgtaagttagTCAAATCCatttatggccttaaacaagcactTATAGACtagcataaaaagtttgatgaaactgttttagacttcgagcttttagttaatgaaagtgacaagtatGTCTACTATAAtgttagaggtaatgattgtgtgatcgtgtgcttgtatgtagatgatatcttattgtttggaaccaatattgagattattaacgagataaagagtttcttgaagaagcactttgagatgaaggatatggctgaggctagtgtgattcttgggatcaagttgactcagtcaactgatggaataactttgtcacaGTCCCATTATATAGAAAAATCTATACTTGTGAAGTACGGTTATTCAAATTGTAAAATCGCTAGTAtaccatatgattcaaaatttgccttagtcaagaatagttTAGGAATTCCTATGTCttagttaaggtattctcagattattgggagtttgcaatatcttgctaatgtgactaggccatatatttcttattctgtgtctaagttggctagatatgcaagttgtccaaacaagactcattggaaggcactggatagagttcttagatatctcaagggaactatttctcttggcttgcattaccggaTATTTTCGGGGGTACTTGAGGgatacagtgatgcaagttggatagctaggaaatctggttccaatggagtgactggatttgtgtttacccttgcgggtggagtagtgtcctggaagtcttctaaacagactttgattactcggtatatttttgaggctgagttgtgtgcacttgatgccacggggatggaggctgaatggttacatggactcatgagtatgttacctgtagtaagcaagccgcttcctgccatttctattcattgtgatagccgtacaactaccgacaaagtcagaagtgtaaagtataatgctaaaacaaagagacacatccaagtgagactaaagtctataagaggtcttgtgtctgataggattattgatgtagagttcataggaactcaggataatatagatgatccgctgactaaaggtcttgagcatgctatagtccttaagtcgaggttggggatggggctggtaacccatcataattcatcaacaacgggaacccaatacacctgagaggagatccctcgaagtgtattcaatgtggtaataacaagttgtacggatgaattggtagtacctctaccatagacatttagatacttatgtatctcAGTCTATCCTCTGTAAACCTTAAGAGGTGcttgaactgctagttagcaagagttatttgaactctgaatgggatcaagtcgtTTGACGAGATTAGAGCAGTACATatctggagatgcccagctaagaAAATGTAATTGTGTGGTTGCAATTAGAGAAAAGGGTTATTTCTCGaaacattcgacgaacaggatcgagacatgaccattaacgtctcaaagccgtagattgacaccatagcctttgacttgtcgtcgtctatggagtgtggttacacccaacgaataaagattcaaggtgaaacattccatctgtatccggtagccatagaagtagaggacttaggagaGTTCAAACCCGGAAGGATACCGACTCTGAAGAACATGTCATGTAAAAAAAATCTGGTATGCAATTTAATTATGGAattgtgggggattgttagaaaatggaaagtttgaggcatattttatatatgttcttgatatgatttccaaaagctaacacttggaggttgttccttgacatgaggacttaaactttcatatttggatctaagacattttcttagtggaatccattaatatattgagacaaagttgcttgtttgaaatgtGTTATGCGGATTTTGTCCCACAGtgatattgtaaaagaaagatattgagtttatatagcatcttgtgttagtgttgtttacaactactagcataagtggaatgtcTGTGTAGtctagtgctagtgggaactcttatatttttcttttctaattacaagtttaattatttatattgatttttatttattaatattaaatatattgagtaaggattattttaatcaaactctgaatatattttataatattaatattaattaatcaagatataatataaataataagaaaaacccattttgtttactttttctgttttgttacttgagataccacatcgagtaaaaatagaagaagagcaacttgaaatgcttatatatttatatattgagaggtatacttgagataaAGATAACACAAGTCTcagtgcctacctcgcaaacatatataagttgcaaaggttttttatgggcaaactgaggtgcgagtcatcgttgatcattgttggttctgtggccagattcATCTGTTGTTGTTTATCCTGAAAGTGATATTGCTGAATTCCATCACAGTTTAAgtgggggcaataatctcttcaaaaACAATCAAGTtctcttgaagggtttggcgactcagctattgtgttcttcttcttatcaaaATTTGCAAAGCGATAAAAGATAAACTTTCtatactttctttgtcaattacagtctttatagtttgttattactttcgtgttttgtttcgttagttggttatttatCTTATTCTTGTTATTATACATATAACTGTCCATTATTACTGTTTATGGAGAATTATACCCAACAACGCATTCATCAAGAAAATAGTAGTAAAACTATTTATTGACATTTAAATCTAATTGGATCACTGCGACACAATCAATCACTATGAACACTTTCACATTTGACATTTTAGTACTCAGATCATCAATTATCAGAGACCGGTTCCTGCTAACTGAAAATACTTTCTACTTAACATAAATGTACTGATTTGAAATGTGTAAATGGAATGAAAAGAATCTCAGGGACATGCAGATTGCAGACACAAATCAAAGAAGTGCATATTTAGACAAACTATAGAACTGAAATATGTATTATTTGAGCAAGTTCTCAAAATTTATTTGGATGAACCTCAACTAAACACAATAAGATCTGTAATTTTTTTATGAAGTTTAAACTCCAACTATCTTCCATTGATGAGAGAATAAAAGCAAGCAAGGAGAGTAATACAATAGCTTGAAGAGGCATTAGAGATTACAAGGCACCGGTGAGATTATAAGGCACCGGTGAAGATTAAAAGACACAGAAACAAAATAGTCAGACATCTTTGTATGTTTGATGCAACCTTGTAGAGGAGTTTTTTACTTAATTGCTTAATTAGTTCGAGACTGATGTCGTGTTTAATGTTTCACAAAGTCCATTAAAATACTTGCAAATGCAGCTTAGAATTTGAACACGGCCATCATTAACTGAAGAATACAACATTGGAATATCTACAAGTGCTTGCTCTTCAGAAGACTCAAGACTAGAATGAAGAGCAATTACACAGTAACAAATTGTATCACTAGACTTTCTATAAACATCAACAAGAATTGTATTTTACGATTCTTGAAACAAAAAGACTAGCAAGTGGTTTGGAATGGCCTATAAACCTGCAAATCAGTGACAACTCCAGCAACACCTAATAGTGTAGCTTTCTTCATTGTTTGGGATTCTGAAAGTGGAGACAATATATGATATAGAACCTTTTTAACGGATTGAACGAACTTCTACAATATCATATGTTCCGAATATAATACATCAAACACCAGCAAGGTATCATGAAGCAGAAAGAAAAAGGTACGGAAGAGAGGAGGAAAGAAATGGGACGATCCGTCTGCAGATTTTGAGGGCTCACTTCAGTCTAATGCAAAAAAGTGAGTAGCAGTTCCTCATTTATGTATTCAATACAGAAGTTGGGACTGGGACTGGCTCTTGCGAATCATTACCTCTGCCATCAAAACCCTTGCGTTCGTAGGACAACTTTGAAAACAAGTCAGTATATTCGTTGCTGGATAATACACCAGAATAGAGTATATCAGTGCCACATTCGTCATCCATATGCAATGAAGTGGAATCATTACGTCTCTTGTTTTGTTTATCACCCTGATTAAAACACAAGAGCAGCTTATTGAATAATGACACCAGTTTTTGTTTATAACTTCTGGCAGGGATTTGTTGGTAGACGTCGGTAGGTAGTGTAGTAGTTTGTTCCTTCAAGTTGTCCTCATCTGCAGGCAATGAGTTAATGGTTTGATCCTTGTCAAGTAACTCTTCTTGCGTAGATAAAAGTGAGTATGACCTTTTTACTGACCTGTATTTCATGAACCAAgacatataaattaaaaattcGTAAACAGTTTTTTGATCAAAAATTTCTTTCTCTCTTGTCGAAATTTAACTAACCTCATGCTTATAGACGCTGCAATTGTGTACCCAATGGCAACCCTAAAAAGATTCAAGTATTGGATTGCACCACAAAGTTTAACCTTCAAACCTCCTGGAAAggaaaggaagaaaaagaaactgtTAGTCGAAAAAAAGGTGGTAAAAACTAAGAAGCCCTCAAAATCATAAAAAACAGAAGAAGATAAAAGTACCAAGATTAGCTTTTACAGCCTCCATGTACGTATAATTTCTCTTCCCGGTGACAGGATCACCGGAACGATAACACGAGGCCAACAGGCAAGAAGTGTAGTAAGTTACAAACGAGAACAACAACAGAACAGTCGGACCAGCAATCCATCCAAGCTGTGCAGTAGCCCAAGCCAAAGACAGAACTCCGGAACCAATTACTGCTGTTATTATGTGAGCACTTACGGTCCACACCGTCCCTAAACCACCACAATCACAATCACATAATCAGCAGTGATAATAAGAAGCAATATTCCGAAGATTacagtttttatatttaatagtAAATAAACCACACCTGTTCGTTTAAGACGACCATCGTCGTCAAAAAACTTCGAGCCGGCTTGTACTGGTATGGACATCTCCACGCTATGGGTGTTGGAAACAGTTTTTTCAGCCATCTCTACCAACAAAAAAACTTGAGAAAATATTTCTCAAGAGCTAGTGAATAAAATGTTTCTTAACAAATTAGTTTGGAGTAGGATGATCTCCGGGATGAGGCAATGGGGGCTATAAATAGGTGCTACCAAGTTGACTTGTAAGCAAATAGGGGTCCACGtggttgattttttttattaatgcGGCAGTGAGGCGGTGGAGAAATTTGCAAAAATAATGTCCTGCCATTGTTATCTAGAAATAGTGGCTTTCTTGGgtatatttcttttttttttttttccttttctcCCCTTTGTTACCTCTTATTTGTGCAGATTTATGTGGTCCTAAAATTACGTGAGAGCTTGTTTTGGAATGCTTATAATGAATTGTCAAAAAATTGGTTTGGTCTAATTTTTTTTGTTGGTTAGTGAggtaaatttatttttaatatgtattttttttgtaattttaaaaactatatatatatgatttttgGAGGTCGAGAAAGGGTGTCATGAGAAAGGGTTGCTCATTTTTTGACGAAGACACATTTtcacaatttttttaaatatagttttaaaattaattttggttGAATTCTTTTTTTGTTGAGTAGTGATGTAAACCTATTTGTAGTatgtattttttttttaattttattttttttgtatgATTTTAGTTGCTTGGAAAAGGGTATCATGGGggaaaaattaagggaaaaaat
This window contains:
- the LOC141672178 gene encoding amino acid permease 1-like — its product is MAEKTVSNTHSVEMSIPVQAGSKFFDDDGRLKRTGTVWTVSAHIITAVIGSGVLSLAWATAQLGWIAGPTVLLLFSFVTYYTSCLLASCYRSGDPVTGKRNYTYMEAVKANLGGLKVKLCGAIQYLNLFRVAIGYTIAASISMRSVKRSYSLLSTQEELLDKDQTINSLPADEDNLKEQTTTLPTDVYQQIPARSYKQKLVSLFNKLLLCFNQGDKQNKRRNDSTSLHMDDECGTDILYSGVLSSNEYTDLFSKLSYERKGFDGRGNDSQEPVPVPTSVLNT